The following nucleotide sequence is from Lacinutrix sp. Hel_I_90.
AATCAATTTTCCTTACAAAATATCTCACAAAAATCCTGGAGAGACCATTATGGTGTGGTCATGCAAGAAGGCTTTATATTTAATGATACGATTGCAAATAATATCGCTATCGGCGAAGATAGTATTGATAAAAAGCGCTTAGCACATGCTGTTGATGTAGCAAACATTAGAGATTACATCGAGTCCTTACCCCTAGCCTACAATACAAAAATAGGGGCAGAAGGCACTGGCTTAAGTACGGGACAAAAACAACGTTTATTTATTGCAAGAGCCGTTTACAAAAACCCCGATTATTTGTTTTTTGATGAAGCAACCTCCGCTTTAGACGCTAATAACGAAAAAGTAATCATGGAAAACTTAGATACCTTCTTTAAAGACAAAACAGTAGTCGTTATTGCTCACCGTTTAAGTACGGTAAAAAATGCCCATCAAATAGTCGTCTTAGATGATGGAAAAATAGCTGAAATAGGAAACCATAAAGCATTAGTTGCTAAAAAAGGAAACTATTACAACCTGGTTAAAAATCAATTGGAATTGGGTAACTAAAATATTCTCTCGCGAGGAATAGACACAAACTGCGAGTGTCTCAAAATGTTTGCAGCTTTTTACATTTAAAATAATTAAAAAATGAAAAATTTAAAAAACTTAGGAAAAGCCTTAACCAAAGTTGAGCAAAGGAGTATTAATGGAGGCGTATTTGCCTGTGGAGGTGGACACCAATGCCCTCCTGGATGGACCTGTCCATACGATTATAGAACAGGGACTAACTGGGCTTGCCAAAGATCTTTAGAACTGTAGACTAGCCTATCAATATTTTGTGCAATGCCAGTATAAGGCATTGCACTTATGTTTATATAATCTTATAGAATCTCATGATGTCAAAAAAACTAGAAGAAATAGAATTACGAAGTGAGCAGGTACAAGATATTTTATCTTATGTCCCGCATTGGATGATACGCTATGGTAATCTGGTGTTTTTACTATTAATCATGCTATTTTTAGCCTTATCTTTCTTTATTAAATATCCAGATGTTATTAATGCAGAAGCCTTAGTTACCACCAAAATCCCCCCTCAAAAAGAGTATGCAAAAATAACCAGTCGTATTCAGGCTATTTTAGTTGAAGACAACACTATAGTTTCTCCAAACACACCTTTGGCCATATTAGAGAACACCGCCAATTACAAAGACGTGTTTTTACTTAAGAGCATCTTAGATAGCATTAAACCAAATACGCAATTGTTTTACTTCCCAATCAATGAAATCCCGCTATTATTTTTAGGCAACATAGATAATGATTTTGCTATTTTCGAAAATAATTACACGCAATATGTACTGAATAAAGAATTACAACCTTTTTCTAATGAAGCTTTAGCCAATAAAACAACCTTATCTGAATTATATAGCAGATTAGCCAATTCTAAGTCGCAATTAGAAATCAATCGCGCTGAACTAGCCTTTAAAAAGAATAAATTAGAAAGAAATAAAACACTTTATAAAAAAGGAATCATTGCCAAATTAGAGTACGAAAATAATCAAATAGAATATGCTCAGGCCCAGCGAAATCTCAAAAGTTTCGAAGCCTCTATTTCACAAATAAGAGAATCTATTAGTAACGCTAATAAAACGAGTAAAGGCAATAAAATCAATAACACTCGGGAAGAAATCAAACTTTTAAAGAATGTCTTACAATCCTTCAATCAATTAAAAATTGCTGTAAAAGACTGGGAGAACACACATGTACTAAGCTCCAAATTAAATGGAAAAGTATCGTTCATGAACTTTAAAACCGTTAATGAAACGCTTAATGCCGGTGATTTAGTGTTTACTATCATTCCAAATACCAACTTAGAATATATCGCGAAATTAAAAACACCCATTCTAAACTCTGGCAAATTAAAAACAGGGCAGGCAGTAAATATTAGTATAGAAAACTATCCAGAAACTGAATTTGGATTTTTAACTGGAACTATTCATAAAATCTCTGCTATCCCCGATGATGAGGGCTTTTATTTAATAGAGGTCAAACTACCTAATCACTTGGTTACCTCCTACAATAAAGAAATAGAATTCAAGCAGGAAATGCGTGGTAACGCCGAAATTATTACTGAAGACCTTCGTTTGGCAGAACGCTTCTTTTATCAAATTAAAGACATCTTTAAATAACAATTAAAAGCACAAGCAATAACAAAAAAGCCTTTCCAGATTTGGAAAGGCTTTTTAAATTTATACTTAAACTATTTATTTCAAACTATCCAAGCTACTCTTCAACGTCTCAATCTTAGCCAAGGCATCTGCTTCTTTTTTACGTTCTCCAGCAATGACCTGCTCTGGTGCCCCTGCAACAAAGCGCTCGTTTGAGAGTTTCTTTTGAACCGATTTTAAGAAACCTTCCGTATAACTTAATTCTTCAGTCAGTTTTTTAATTTCAGCTTCAACATCTATACTCCCTTCCATTGGGATGAAGTACTCATTAGACTTCACTCTAAAGGTTAGTGCGCCTTCTACAGCCTCTTGAACGTAATCTATAGTTT
It contains:
- a CDS encoding HlyD family secretion protein — its product is MMSKKLEEIELRSEQVQDILSYVPHWMIRYGNLVFLLLIMLFLALSFFIKYPDVINAEALVTTKIPPQKEYAKITSRIQAILVEDNTIVSPNTPLAILENTANYKDVFLLKSILDSIKPNTQLFYFPINEIPLLFLGNIDNDFAIFENNYTQYVLNKELQPFSNEALANKTTLSELYSRLANSKSQLEINRAELAFKKNKLERNKTLYKKGIIAKLEYENNQIEYAQAQRNLKSFEASISQIRESISNANKTSKGNKINNTREEIKLLKNVLQSFNQLKIAVKDWENTHVLSSKLNGKVSFMNFKTVNETLNAGDLVFTIIPNTNLEYIAKLKTPILNSGKLKTGQAVNISIENYPETEFGFLTGTIHKISAIPDDEGFYLIEVKLPNHLVTSYNKEIEFKQEMRGNAEIITEDLRLAERFFYQIKDIFK